From the genome of Hymenobacter cellulosilyticus, one region includes:
- a CDS encoding assimilatory sulfite reductase (NADPH) flavoprotein subunit: protein MSLLSQDQTLPLGLDDNTLQRLTTGLSDQQLIWLSGYFYGRTSAGRSEVQNAVQAQAAATAGAPAAASKLTILYGSQTGNSKKVAQQTAEKAKQRGVQVTVQDVNDYATRSLKTEQQLLLVVSTQGEGEPPVAAEELHQFLLSNRAPKLPDLRYSVLALGDKSYVQFCQTGREFDERLAELGAQRLLERVECDVDYQEAAQQWADQVLNVIAAEANADTSSSPGYATETLVAPEPAAWSHHNPFEATVLEKIQLNGRGSSKETYHIELSLADSGLHYEPGDALSVVPRNGEALVAEVLQKARLDGAAPIQLSGVDFELGTALTQKLELSVLTRDVLERYAAAAPQHKQLADIVTDIPQLQRYVYGRDVADLLSEFPAELSAEQLAAVLRPLPARAYSIASSLLVHPEEVHLTVGAVRYAAHGRTKHGVCSSHLADRLEIDHTARVFVERNEYFKLPQDAATDIIMVGAGTGVAPFRAFVEERVELGAEGRNWLFFGNPNFTTDFLYQTEWLQHLKRGTLRHLDVAFSRDQAEKIYVQHRLLEKSRDVYGWLENGAHFYVCGDKARLGSAIQEALKQVVQREAGCSAEDAADYLRALKKQRRYLEDVY from the coding sequence ATGAGCCTTCTTTCCCAAGACCAGACGCTGCCCCTGGGCCTCGACGATAACACGTTGCAGCGCCTGACTACGGGCCTCTCTGACCAGCAGCTGATCTGGCTGAGCGGCTACTTCTACGGCCGTACTTCCGCGGGGCGTAGTGAGGTGCAAAACGCAGTTCAGGCTCAGGCTGCCGCAACTGCGGGGGCACCGGCCGCGGCATCCAAGCTCACAATTCTGTACGGCTCCCAAACCGGCAACAGCAAGAAAGTAGCCCAGCAAACGGCCGAGAAAGCCAAGCAGCGCGGCGTGCAGGTTACGGTGCAGGACGTGAACGACTACGCCACCCGCTCCCTCAAAACCGAGCAGCAGCTCTTGCTGGTCGTGAGTACGCAGGGTGAGGGCGAGCCGCCGGTAGCGGCCGAGGAGCTGCACCAGTTCCTGCTCAGCAACCGCGCCCCCAAGCTGCCCGACCTGCGCTACTCGGTGCTGGCCCTGGGCGACAAAAGCTACGTGCAGTTCTGCCAGACCGGCCGCGAATTCGACGAGCGCTTGGCCGAGCTGGGTGCCCAGCGCCTGCTGGAACGGGTGGAGTGCGACGTGGATTACCAGGAAGCCGCCCAGCAGTGGGCCGACCAGGTACTTAACGTCATTGCCGCCGAAGCCAACGCGGATACCTCCAGCAGCCCGGGCTACGCCACAGAAACCTTAGTGGCGCCGGAGCCCGCGGCCTGGTCGCACCACAACCCATTTGAGGCCACGGTGCTGGAAAAGATTCAGCTCAACGGCCGCGGCTCAAGCAAGGAAACCTACCATATCGAGCTTTCCTTGGCCGACTCGGGGCTGCACTACGAGCCGGGCGATGCGCTGTCGGTGGTGCCGCGCAACGGGGAGGCGCTGGTGGCGGAAGTTCTGCAGAAAGCCCGCCTCGACGGCGCCGCGCCCATTCAGCTCTCGGGCGTGGACTTTGAGCTGGGCACGGCACTTACCCAAAAACTCGAACTCTCGGTACTAACCCGCGACGTGCTGGAACGCTACGCCGCCGCCGCTCCGCAGCACAAGCAGCTAGCCGACATCGTGACCGATATTCCGCAGTTGCAGCGCTACGTGTACGGCCGCGACGTGGCGGATCTGCTCAGCGAGTTTCCCGCCGAGTTATCGGCCGAGCAGTTGGCGGCAGTACTACGCCCCTTGCCGGCCCGGGCCTATTCCATTGCCAGCAGCCTGCTGGTTCACCCCGAGGAAGTGCACCTGACGGTGGGCGCCGTGCGCTACGCCGCCCACGGCCGCACCAAGCACGGGGTGTGCTCCTCGCACTTGGCCGACCGGCTCGAAATTGACCATACGGCCCGAGTGTTCGTGGAGCGCAACGAGTACTTCAAGCTGCCCCAGGACGCGGCCACCGACATCATCATGGTGGGTGCGGGCACCGGCGTGGCTCCGTTCCGGGCCTTTGTGGAGGAGCGGGTGGAATTGGGCGCCGAGGGCCGCAACTGGCTGTTCTTTGGCAACCCCAACTTCACCACCGACTTCCTCTACCAGACCGAGTGGCTGCAGCACCTCAAGCGCGGCACCCTGCGCCACCTCGACGTGGCCTTTTCGCGCGACCAGGCCGAGAAAATCTACGTGCAGCACCGCCTGCTGGAAAAGTCGCGGGACGTGTACGGCTGGCTCGAAAACGGGGCCCACTTCTACGTCTGCGGCGACAAGGCCCGCCTGGGTTCGGCTATTCAGGAAGCCCTGAAGCAAGTGGTACAGCGCGAAGCCGGCTGCTCGGCCGAGGACGCGGCCGACTACCTGCGCGCCCTCAAAAAGCAGCGCCGCTACCTCGAAGACGTGTACTAG